One window from the genome of Echinicola vietnamensis DSM 17526 encodes:
- a CDS encoding BamA/TamA family outer membrane protein encodes MMSKCFKYPMIFLLAALSSCGVGKYIPEGEQLYTGATLKITTEDKEHVNEKTLEVIQSRLHEMIRPEPNSKFLGMRIGLWAHYKGTQEKPGFFNRFMNKKFGQEPVYFSQVNASKTEELLLNRLENNGFFYASSSSETTGKGKFLGMAYQVDVSRPYLMEKLTLEGDSLPIQKQMNEILEDSELQPGTRFELQAFKNERTRIDEALKLRGFYNFNADYLIFEADTNNYDERKFDLFLRLKAGVPKKAIVPYTVNDIRVYPNYTVEEEVSSQDTTFVEDIAFIQDELTFRPDLLEKYILIKKGQIYSSEQSRFTSNRLSSIGNYRYVNLRYEEVDSVTLDEGGRLDADIYLSPLKKRSVRAELQGISKSNNFIGPSILLTYRNRNLFKGGETLNISANFGYETQIAGGDRTGLSTYDIGLSGDLIFPRVIFPSQIQDRFRYSVPKTKISLGVQSINRIGLYRLNNVSTSYGYYWNANRFVYHEINPISLSVVSLSDVTSDFQEILDDNPFLAKSFEQQFIAGLNYTFNYNQLGDKFRKHKIFTGFSLDMAGNLIGAFDGKGTIEEPNKIFGMEYAQYVRGDLDFRYHLKLSEDQVLATRLFGGVGVPYGNSISLPYVKQYSAGGPNSVRAFRIRSLGPGSYRPDSINNQSYFEQTGDIRLEGNIEYRFPIVPYLKGALFVDAGNVWLMNENEALPGGKFSGKWASELGVGTGVGLRIDIEFFVIRFDFASPLRKPWLPEGERWQNEFKPFDRDWRRENFIFNFAIGYPF; translated from the coding sequence ATGATGAGTAAATGCTTTAAATACCCAATGATTTTTTTATTGGCCGCTTTGAGTTCTTGCGGGGTGGGGAAGTACATCCCCGAGGGAGAGCAGCTTTATACCGGTGCGACTTTAAAAATTACCACGGAGGATAAAGAACACGTAAACGAAAAGACCCTTGAAGTGATCCAAAGCCGGCTTCATGAAATGATACGTCCTGAGCCTAACAGTAAGTTTTTGGGGATGCGCATTGGTTTGTGGGCACATTACAAGGGTACCCAGGAGAAGCCGGGTTTTTTCAATCGGTTCATGAATAAGAAATTTGGGCAAGAACCGGTCTATTTTAGCCAAGTGAATGCCTCCAAAACCGAAGAACTTTTGCTAAATCGATTGGAAAACAATGGCTTTTTCTATGCCTCGTCCAGTAGTGAGACCACAGGCAAAGGGAAATTTCTGGGAATGGCCTATCAGGTGGACGTCAGCAGACCTTACCTGATGGAAAAATTGACCCTTGAGGGGGATAGCTTGCCCATCCAAAAGCAGATGAATGAAATTTTGGAGGATTCAGAATTACAGCCGGGTACGAGGTTTGAGCTGCAGGCATTTAAGAATGAGCGGACGCGAATAGATGAAGCGCTTAAGCTAAGAGGTTTTTATAATTTTAATGCGGATTACCTGATATTTGAAGCGGATACGAACAATTATGATGAGCGCAAATTTGACCTGTTTTTGCGGTTAAAAGCGGGAGTGCCAAAGAAAGCCATCGTGCCTTATACCGTTAATGATATCCGCGTTTACCCTAATTATACCGTGGAGGAAGAAGTGAGCAGCCAAGACACCACTTTTGTAGAGGATATCGCTTTTATCCAAGATGAGTTGACTTTCAGACCAGATTTGCTTGAAAAATATATTTTGATCAAAAAGGGGCAAATTTATAGCTCGGAACAGTCCCGGTTTACTTCCAACAGATTATCTTCCATTGGAAATTACCGCTATGTCAATTTACGCTATGAAGAGGTCGATTCGGTGACTTTGGATGAGGGGGGAAGGCTGGATGCGGATATTTACCTCTCGCCTTTGAAGAAAAGGTCTGTCCGCGCCGAACTCCAGGGAATTTCAAAATCCAATAACTTTATTGGTCCTTCTATTTTGCTGACTTATCGAAACAGGAATTTGTTTAAGGGCGGTGAAACCTTGAATATTTCGGCAAACTTTGGCTATGAAACGCAGATTGCAGGAGGAGACAGGACCGGTTTAAGTACGTATGATATCGGCTTAAGCGGGGATTTGATTTTTCCGAGAGTGATCTTTCCCTCCCAGATTCAAGACCGTTTCCGATATTCTGTGCCCAAAACCAAAATCAGTCTCGGGGTACAATCGATCAATAGAATTGGGCTGTATCGACTAAACAATGTATCTACCAGCTACGGGTATTACTGGAATGCAAACCGGTTTGTTTACCATGAAATCAATCCCATCAGTTTGAGTGTGGTGAGCCTGTCAGATGTGACGTCAGATTTTCAGGAGATATTGGATGATAACCCGTTTTTGGCCAAGAGTTTTGAGCAGCAGTTTATTGCCGGGTTAAATTATACCTTTAATTACAACCAACTCGGGGACAAGTTCCGGAAGCATAAAATATTTACAGGTTTTTCACTTGATATGGCAGGTAACCTGATTGGAGCGTTTGATGGAAAAGGCACTATTGAAGAGCCCAACAAGATTTTCGGCATGGAATACGCCCAATATGTCCGGGGCGATTTGGACTTTCGATATCATTTAAAGCTGAGTGAAGATCAGGTGTTGGCTACACGTCTCTTTGGAGGTGTAGGGGTGCCGTATGGCAACTCCATATCCTTACCCTATGTGAAGCAATACTCCGCAGGTGGCCCAAATAGTGTGAGGGCCTTCCGTATCCGGTCCCTCGGTCCGGGATCTTATCGGCCTGATTCTATCAATAACCAATCTTATTTTGAACAAACAGGTGATATTAGATTGGAAGGAAATATTGAATATCGCTTCCCCATTGTGCCTTACCTGAAAGGGGCACTGTTTGTGGATGCAGGTAACGTGTGGTTGATGAACGAAAATGAAGCCTTGCCGGGAGGTAAGTTTTCAGGGAAATGGGCAAGTGAACTCGGCGTAGGTACGGGGGTAGGGTTAAGGATAGATATAGAGTTTTTCGTCATCAGGTTTGATTTTGCTTCCCCATTGCGAAAGCCTTGGTTGCCTGAAGGAGAGCGATGGCAAAATGAATTTAAGCCATTTGACCGAGATTGGAGACGAGAAAACTTTATTTTCAATTTTGCAATTGGCTACCCGTTCTAG